The Excalfactoria chinensis isolate bCotChi1 chromosome 10, bCotChi1.hap2, whole genome shotgun sequence genome has a segment encoding these proteins:
- the RFX7 gene encoding DNA-binding protein RFX7, with protein sequence MAEEQQAEGQPPRRLAGTPAPAGALPALVPGLQGGEASALRHKIRSSICKTVQSKVDCILQEVEKFTDLEKLYLYLQLPSGPNNGDKSDQISMSSSRAQQMHAFSWIRNTLEEHPETSLPKQEVYDEYKSYCDNLGYHPLSAADFGKIMKNVFPNMKARRLGTRGKSKYCYSGLRKKAFVHMPTLPNLDFHKTGDGLDGTESSGQLQSADEEVVSAACRLVCEWAQKVLSQPFDTVLELARFLVKSHYIGTKSMAALTVMAGAPAGIKGIPQPSAFIPTAESNSFQPQVKTLSSPVDAKQQLQRKIQKKQQEQKLQSPLPGESPAKKTEGTATNGVTSISNGSPAILSPQPIGIVVAAVPSPIPVPRTRQLVTSPSPMGSSDNKVLPLNVQVVTQHMQSVKQSPKTPQNVPASPVGDRSARHRYPQILPKPANTSALTIRSPTTVLFTSSPIKTVVPAPHVNSLNVVKMTAISLAPSSSSVPVKQTPSVNSSAGAVEEGRTTPQIKNGSVVSLQSPGSKPSTVVAASAVEIKMEPEGLLDENPGQGQESSDTSKSIKAIPDLPPAQQVNFEVATMKVSADGVVEAKPVKGCDQGAEEAGTKYKMQSSEITPVSSAGNNQSTLKLSVASHNLSSTSIDSPPTGESSIKDKICTKSPRKRQPSMLQDSQVPPVKKPLVGQLSTGNAEESQKANSVTKVPKVVSLASSDNTTLVEVPSKVPVSVPVPSAAPADLVTDCSLSADLNTSDSTLEQQLASASSPDIKVKLEGNMFIIESDSKSDGSFNPNAWHHITKTSDFASVNCEQQQDISVMTIAGHSGSSDLQEAAWEPVHCEGMQQDVYNQQLQSQIQDSSLSQIQAQSSNQLPLQSELKEFEHTVPQSNENFFSFDDDLTQDSIVEELVLMEEQMSMNSSHAYGGCLGMALQSQTAAQGAPVSSHPGSTHFYHSIHNNSTPIHTPTPTPTPTPTPTPTPTPTSEMIAGSQNVSRESPCSRLAQTTPVDSALGSSRHTPIGTPHSNCSSSVPPSPVECRNPFAFTPISSSMAYHDASIVSSSPVKPMQRPMATHPDKTKLEWMNNGYSSVSNSSVANHGILPSYQELVEDRFRKPHAFAVPGQSYQSQPRHHDTHFGRVTPVSPVQHQAAPVSSTTKQEGFAVPAPLDNKGASSSLNNSLRCRSVSPAVHRQRNLSGSTVYPVSNIPRSNLAPFGSPVTPEVHNVFTNIHADTSANNIAQRSQSVPLTVMMQTAFPSLQKQTNAKKITNVLLNKLDSDSDDAVRGLGMNNMPSNYTARMNLTQILETSSAFPSANPQSMINSSTSIYEFQTPNYLTKSSTDQISFSSGDNQAQSDIGEQQLDFSSTVKDLLGEDGLPTNQQLVNQVASDLSVTSVFPSDIRLSSELSGSINDLNTLDTNLLFDPGRQQGQDDDATLEELKNDPLFQQICNESMNSINTSGFEWMESKDHPAVEMLG encoded by the exons TGATCAGATCTCCATGTCGTCCAGCCGTGCGCAGCAGATGCATGCCTTCTCTTGGATACGGAATACCTTGGAAGAGCACCCTGAGACATCCCTTCCCAAACAGGAGGTTTATGATGAGTACAA GAGCTATTGCGACAATCTTGGCTACCACCCCTTAAGTGCTGCTGACTTTGGGAAGATAATGAAGAATGTCTTTCCGAATATGAAGGCTCGTCGTCTGGGCACAAGAGGCAAATCAAAATAT TGCTACAGTGGACTGAGGAAGAAGGCTTTTGTGCATATGCCAACACTGCCCAACCTTGACTTTCATAAGACTGGAGATGGG ttggATGGGACAGAATCATCTGGACAGCTACAAAGCGCTGATGAGGAAGTTGTCTCTGCGGCCTGCCGGCTTGTTTGCGAGTGGGCCCAGAAAGTGCTCAGCCAGCCTTTTGATACAGTCTTGGAACTGGCTCGTTTCCTTGTCAAAAGTCACTACATCGGTACCAAGTCAATGGCAGCTTTAACTGTAATGGCAGGGGCACCAGCAG GAATCAAAGGGATCCCCCAGCCCTCAGCTTTTATACCTACTGCTGAAAGCAACTCCTTTCAACCACAAGTGAAAACTCTGTCATCTCCTGTTGAtgccaagcagcagctgcagcgtAAGATCCAGAAGAAGCAGCAAGAACAGAAACTGCAGTCTCCTTTGCCAGGAGAGTctccagcaaagaaaacagaaggcacCGCAACCAATGGTGTAACTAGTATATCGAATGGGAGTCCTGCTATTCTGTCTCCTCAGCCTATTGGCATTGTTGTGGCAGCTGTCCCCAGCCCGATACCG GTGCCAAGGACCAGGCAGCTGGTGACATCTCCAAGTCCTATGGGATCATCTGACAACAAGGTCCTGCCACTCAACGTTCAGGTGGTCACTCAGCACATGCAATCAGTCAAGCAGTCACCAAAGACTCCCCAGAACGTTCCTGCCAGCCCAGTTGGTGACCGCTCTGCCCGACATCGCTACCCGCAGATCTTACCGAAGCCAGCAAATACCAGTGCTCTCACCATCCGCTCTCCCACAACGGTGCTTTTTACCAGTAGCCCAATCAAGACTGTTGTGCCAGCTCCACACGTGAATTCCTTAAACGTCGTAAAAATGACAGCAATATCTCTTgccccaagcagcagcagtgtgcccgTCAAACAGACACCTTCAGTTAATAGTAGCGCAGGAGCAGTGGAAGAGGGGAGGACTACTCCACAGATCAAAAACGGTTCTGTTGTTTCACTTCAGTCTCCAGGATCCAAGCCCAGCACTGTTGTGGCTGCATCTGCAGTTGAGATCAAAATGGAACCAGAAGGACTGCTGGATGAGAACCCAGGACAGGGCCAGGAGAGCTCCGACACATCTAAGTCCATAAAGGCAATCCCTGACCTGCCACCTGCTCAACAGGTTAATTTCGAGGTTGCAACCATGAAGGTTTCAGCTGATGGTGTCGTGGAGGCAAAACCAGTTAAGGGCTGTGATCAGGGAGCTGAAGAAGCAGGGACCAAATACAAGATGCAGTCCAGTGAGATCACACCGGTTTCTTCAGCAGGCAATAATCAAAGCACTCTAAAGCTCTCTGTTGCCAGTCACAACTTGTCCAGCACCAGCATTGATTCACCTCCTACTGGTGAGTCTTCAATTAAAGACAAGATATGCACTAAAAGTCCAAGAAAACGACAACCCTCTATGCTTCAGGATTCCCAGGTACCGCCTGTCAAGAAACCACTGGTGGGGCAGCTTTCAACTGGCAATGCTGAGGAGagtcagaaagcaaacagtgttACGAAGGTTCCAAAGGTTGTATCGTTAGCTAGCAGTGACAATACCACGCTTGTTGAAGTTCCCAGCAAGGTACCTGTCAGTGTACCTGTaccttctgcagctccagcagacTTAGTGACAGACTGTTCTTTGAGCGCCGATTTAAATACCAGTGATTCTACTTTAGAACAGCAGCTTGCATCAGCATCATCTCCAGACATAAAAGTGAAATTGGAAGGAAACATGTTTATTATAGAAAGTGATTCAAAATCCGATGGCAGCTTTAACCCAAATGCGTGGCACCATATCACCAAAACTTCCGATTTTGCATCTGTGAATTGCGAACAGCAGCAAGATATCAGTGTTATGACTATTGCGGGACACTCTGGCTCTAGTGACTTACAGGAGGCTGCGTGGGAGCCAGTGCACTGTGAGGGTATGCAGCAGGATGTGTACAACCAGCAGTTACAGAGCCAGATCCAAGACTCCTCCTTGAGTCAAATACAAGCACAGTCTTCAAATCAGTTACCTCTGCAGTCTGAGCTGAAAGAATTTGAACATACAGTCCCTCAGTCAAATGagaacttcttttcctttgatgaTGACCTGACCCAGGACAGCATTGTGGAGGAGCTGGTGCTCATGGAGGAGCAAATGTCAATGAACAGTTCTCATGCTTACGGCGGCTGTCTAGGAATGGCACTTCAGAGTCAGACAGCAGCTCAAGGGGCTCCTGTGTCATCCCACCCAGGCAGCACACACTTCTACCATTCGATCCATAATAACAGCACTCCAATTCACACTCCCACTCCCACCCCCACTCCGACTCCCACCCCCACCCCGACTCCAACGCCCACCTCTGAAATGATTGCTGGATCTCAGAACGTGTCACGCGAGAGCCCCTGTTCCAGGCTGGCTCAGACGACTCCTGTGGACAGTGCTTTAGGAAGCAGCCGGCACACACCCATTGGCACACCGCATTcgaactgcagcagcagcgtTCCTCCAAGTCCTGTGGAATGCCGGAACCCATTTGCATTTACTCCCATAAGCTCCAGTATGGCTTACCACGACGCCAGCATCGTTTCAAGCAGCCCTGTGAAGCCAATGCAGCGGCCTATGGCTACCCACCCTGACAAAACCAAACTTGAGTGGATGAATAACGGGTACAGCAGTGTTAGCAATTCATCTGTTGCAAACCATGGCATTCTTCCAAGCTACCAGGAGCTAGTGGAAGATCGCTTCAGGAAACCTCATGCTTTTGCAGTTCCTGGCCAGTCGTACCAATCTCAGCCACGCCACCACGATACTCACTTTGGCCGTGTGACTCCTGTTTCACCTgtgcagcaccaggcagcccCTGTAAGCAGCACCACCAAGCAGGAGGGCTTTGCAGTTCCTGCTCCTCTGGACAACAAAGGAGCCAGTTCCTCTCTCAATAACAGTCTGAGATGCCGGAGCGTGAGCCCCGCTGTCCATCGTCAGCGTAATCTCAGCGGGAGCACCGTTTACCCTGTTTCCAATATACCACGCTCCAACCTGGCACCTTTTGGAAGTCCAGTGACTCCTGAAGTTCACAACGTATTTACTAATATCCATGCAGACACTAGTGCCAATAATATAGCGCAGAGAAGCCAGTCGGTCCCATTGACTGTGATGATGCAGACGGCCTTCCCAtctcttcagaaacaaacaaacgcTAAAAAAATAACCAATGTGTTGTTAAACAAACTTGATTCTGATAGCGATGATGCAGTGAGAGGTTTGGGAATGAACAACATGCCCTCAAATTACACGGCCAGGATGAATCTCACTCAGATTTTAGAGACGTCCTCCGCTTTTCCTAGTGCCAACCCACAGAGTATGATCAATTCCAGCACTTCAATTTACGAATTCCAAACACCAAATTACCTCACTAAAAGCAGCACCGATCAgatcagtttttcttctggagaTAACCAAGCACAATCAGACATCGGAGAACAGCAATTAGATTTTAGCAGCACTGTAAAAGACCTTTTAGGGGAGGACGGTCTGCCAACAAACCAGCAGCTGGTGAATCAGGTGGCATCAGATCTCAGCGTTACATCTGTCTTTCCCAGCGACATCAGGTTGTCTTCCGAACTCTCAGGCAGCATTAACGATCTGAACACTTTAGACACAAATCTACTGTTTGATCCAGGTCGTCAGCAGGGACAAGACGATGATGCTACACTGGAGGAATTAAAAAACGACCCCTTGTTTCAACAAATCTGCAACGAATCCATGAACTCAATTAATACATCAGGTTTTGAGTGGATGGAGAGCAAGGATCATCCTGCTGTTGAAATGTTGGGTTAA